From the genome of Haloterrigena sp. KLK7, one region includes:
- a CDS encoding DUF5611 family protein — MKEYKMRRGEYLEERIPDMESTVEEYFGTITGTEEYKGSDLYVVGEPDNPVFEKIVVGTVEYSGKKDKLGVEFYERDPTELGPEELEAAADAVDIKNDFLLEATARDAKARRDSMKRSVEDDPDHDF; from the coding sequence ATGAAGGAGTACAAGATGCGTCGCGGTGAGTATCTCGAGGAGCGAATCCCCGATATGGAGTCGACGGTCGAGGAGTACTTCGGCACTATCACGGGGACCGAGGAGTACAAGGGGAGCGACCTCTACGTCGTCGGCGAACCCGACAACCCGGTCTTCGAGAAGATCGTCGTCGGGACCGTCGAGTACTCCGGCAAGAAGGACAAACTCGGCGTCGAGTTCTACGAGCGCGATCCGACGGAGCTCGGTCCCGAGGAGCTCGAGGCCGCCGCCGACGCCGTCGACATCAAAAACGACTTCCTGCTCGAGGCGACCGCTCGAGACGCCAAGGCCCGTCGCGACTCGATGAAGCGATCCGTCGAAGACGATCCCGACCACGACTTCTGA
- a CDS encoding DUF6432 family protein, whose translation MRAKREYRDRAGTQVAVLDALVDRADEGMSVFELRAAVEVDIDELETALSTLKEDGLIVVESGGSETVIKPDDRVIPEAPTDENDDQTIGEWLRDRLPF comes from the coding sequence ATGAGAGCAAAGCGGGAGTACCGGGACCGGGCGGGGACACAGGTGGCGGTACTCGACGCGCTCGTCGATCGGGCCGACGAGGGGATGAGCGTCTTCGAACTCCGGGCGGCCGTCGAAGTCGATATCGACGAACTCGAGACGGCCCTCTCGACGCTGAAGGAGGACGGGTTGATCGTCGTCGAATCCGGGGGCAGCGAGACCGTAATCAAACCCGACGACCGGGTCATTCCCGAAGCGCCGACCGACGAGAACGACGACCAAACGATCGGCGAGTGGCTTCGCGATCGACTTCCCTTTTGA
- a CDS encoding aminomethyltransferase family protein: protein MTVIEAIHAEHGAAFGERDGRTIVEHFGRPERTHRAVRNGVGLIEMAYGVVVVEGDDRLEYVDNVVSNRVPAEDGRGCYALVLDPQGGIEIELYVYNAGERLLLFTPPSEAEPLVEDWSEKVFIQDVDIRLATDDYAIFGIHGPTATEKVASVLNGAASPDERYSFVRGTMGDEGVTVIRTDALTGEESYEVICAADAAEDVYDILETQGLNAAPFGYRTFESLALEAGSPLFETELEGTLPNVLGLRNALDWEKGCYVGQEVVSRVENRGQPSRRLIGLTLEGAASDADGDDGDETPAIPDAGAAVFDGDASVGEVTRAGESPLLEDVIALAVVDYGLESDSLTVRVGGEEVPASVTELPFVEGSDRSDRLPAYQ, encoded by the coding sequence ATGACCGTTATCGAGGCTATTCACGCGGAGCACGGGGCCGCGTTCGGCGAGCGCGACGGCCGGACGATCGTCGAACACTTCGGCCGCCCGGAGCGGACCCATCGGGCGGTCCGCAACGGCGTCGGCCTGATCGAGATGGCCTACGGCGTCGTCGTGGTCGAGGGCGACGATCGACTCGAGTACGTCGATAACGTCGTCTCGAACCGCGTGCCGGCCGAGGACGGCCGGGGCTGTTACGCGCTCGTCCTCGATCCGCAGGGCGGAATCGAGATCGAACTCTACGTCTACAACGCGGGCGAGCGACTGCTCCTCTTCACGCCGCCCTCGGAGGCCGAGCCGCTGGTCGAGGACTGGTCCGAGAAGGTCTTCATTCAGGACGTCGACATCCGCCTCGCGACCGATGACTACGCGATCTTCGGGATCCACGGCCCGACGGCGACCGAGAAGGTCGCCAGCGTCCTCAACGGGGCCGCCTCGCCCGACGAGCGCTACTCGTTCGTCCGCGGGACGATGGGCGACGAGGGCGTGACCGTCATCCGCACCGACGCGCTGACCGGCGAGGAGAGCTACGAAGTGATCTGCGCGGCCGACGCCGCCGAAGACGTCTACGACATTCTCGAGACCCAGGGGCTCAACGCCGCCCCCTTCGGCTACCGCACCTTCGAGAGCCTCGCGCTCGAGGCCGGCTCCCCCCTCTTCGAGACGGAACTCGAGGGGACGCTCCCGAACGTACTCGGTCTGCGGAACGCTCTCGACTGGGAGAAGGGCTGTTACGTCGGCCAGGAGGTCGTCTCCCGCGTCGAGAACCGCGGCCAGCCGAGCCGGCGGCTGATCGGGCTCACGCTCGAGGGCGCCGCGAGCGACGCGGACGGAGACGACGGGGACGAAACCCCAGCGATTCCCGACGCCGGTGCGGCCGTCTTCGACGGCGACGCCTCGGTCGGCGAGGTGACCCGCGCCGGCGAGAGCCCGCTGCTCGAGGACGTCATCGCGCTCGCCGTCGTCGACTACGGCCTCGAGAGCGACTCCCTGACGGTCCGGGTCGGCGGCGAGGAGGTTCCCGCGTCGGTGACCGAGTTGCCGTTCGTCGAGGGGTCGGATCGGTCGGACCGGCTGCCCGCGTATCAGTAA
- a CDS encoding MFS transporter, whose product MTNDETERPDSRRSWLVAVAGAIGMVFTFGTPFSYGILRDPFSEAFAVSPVALSSVFSVMLFTFFIGAGAVGVFAARLSARPVILACTAVTGAIAPALYVTGSYLGLVLVFALLGLALGTVYVLLASIVPRWFDERRGAATGLIFVGNGLGLFLLPPIWQAVIARFGVRRGFFAVMAATTVAFLLAGLTCRRPRWTDGATSAGGDVLEWIRRLAGTRTFRLLFVGIALAFSWYQLLAAFAVDLFAARGLTAAGASTAFGLVGGVSIISRMGGGYIADRAGARRAFLASLLCAAAGVLLLFAPQFPVLAVGVFLLGIGLGGTATLYIPLLMGIYGADRDTAIVGTFNVAIGTSALAMPPLGTASVAYTDGYALAVVLTFVVTVASFWAITVGTRRS is encoded by the coding sequence GTGACGAACGACGAGACGGAGCGGCCCGATAGCCGACGCAGCTGGCTCGTGGCGGTCGCCGGCGCGATCGGCATGGTGTTCACGTTCGGCACGCCGTTCTCCTACGGGATCCTCCGGGACCCGTTCAGCGAGGCCTTCGCCGTCTCGCCGGTCGCGCTCTCGAGCGTCTTCTCCGTCATGCTGTTCACCTTCTTCATCGGCGCCGGCGCGGTCGGCGTCTTCGCCGCGCGACTGTCGGCCCGGCCGGTGATCCTCGCCTGCACGGCCGTCACCGGCGCAATCGCGCCCGCGCTGTACGTTACGGGATCGTACCTCGGGCTGGTCCTCGTGTTCGCACTGCTCGGCCTCGCGCTCGGGACGGTGTACGTCCTGCTCGCGTCGATCGTCCCGCGCTGGTTCGACGAGCGCCGCGGCGCCGCGACCGGGCTGATCTTCGTCGGAAACGGGTTGGGGCTGTTCCTCCTGCCACCGATCTGGCAGGCCGTCATCGCGCGGTTCGGGGTCCGTCGAGGATTCTTCGCTGTCATGGCGGCCACTACGGTCGCGTTCCTCCTCGCCGGGCTCACGTGCCGACGTCCGCGGTGGACTGACGGAGCGACATCGGCCGGCGGCGACGTCCTCGAGTGGATCCGCCGGTTGGCCGGGACGCGAACGTTCCGACTGCTGTTCGTCGGCATCGCGCTCGCGTTCTCGTGGTACCAGCTGCTCGCCGCGTTCGCGGTCGACCTCTTCGCCGCCCGCGGGCTGACGGCCGCCGGGGCCTCGACGGCGTTCGGACTCGTCGGCGGCGTCAGTATCATCTCACGGATGGGCGGCGGGTACATCGCCGACAGGGCCGGGGCCAGACGAGCGTTTCTCGCCTCGCTTCTGTGTGCGGCCGCCGGCGTTCTGCTGCTCTTCGCGCCGCAGTTCCCGGTGCTCGCCGTCGGCGTCTTCCTGCTCGGGATCGGACTCGGCGGGACGGCGACGCTGTACATCCCGCTGTTGATGGGGATCTACGGCGCCGACAGGGACACCGCCATCGTCGGCACGTTCAACGTCGCGATCGGAACCAGCGCGCTGGCGATGCCGCCGCTCGGGACCGCGAGCGTCGCGTACACCGACGGCTACGCCCTCGCCGTCGTCCTCACGTTCGTCGTTACCGTCGCCTCGTTCTGGGCGATCACCGTCGGGACGCGACGTTCCTGA